The proteins below come from a single Fastidiosipila sanguinis genomic window:
- the rsmI gene encoding 16S rRNA (cytidine(1402)-2'-O)-methyltransferase: MRDDFIESFPKKKLQEIWESTEVEPGVLYIVGTPIGNLGDISVRALSTLAQVDTVLAEDTRTSSELLLPFGIKPHYLSFHQHNFRSRIENVIADLESGKSIAQISDAGMPTISDPGVELVDACLDAGLEVRVVPGPSASIAIVSLGGLPADDFRFVGFLPQKESDKHELLQDIKNYRGITVLYEAPHRLLQTLNDLVAAGFGQRELVVGRELTKRYEEVIRDTVENIIEYYSENKIRGEFVLLLGKTSAAEEAAQSINEEQDLKEQIEEALKADKTSKTILLELQDKSNLPKNELKKMIASIKTELEN, encoded by the coding sequence ATGAGAGATGATTTTATTGAAAGTTTTCCAAAAAAGAAATTACAAGAAATATGGGAGAGTACTGAGGTAGAGCCTGGAGTTCTTTACATAGTTGGGACTCCTATAGGGAATTTAGGAGATATTTCCGTAAGAGCTCTAAGTACATTAGCTCAAGTTGATACAGTCCTAGCAGAGGATACTAGGACCAGTTCAGAATTGCTTTTGCCTTTTGGAATTAAGCCACATTACCTAAGTTTTCATCAACATAATTTTCGTTCACGTATAGAAAATGTAATTGCTGATTTGGAGTCAGGCAAGTCTATAGCTCAAATCTCAGATGCCGGTATGCCTACTATTTCAGATCCAGGAGTAGAGCTTGTTGATGCTTGTTTAGATGCTGGTTTGGAAGTTAGAGTAGTCCCAGGACCGTCAGCAAGTATAGCGATAGTTAGTTTGGGTGGGTTGCCAGCAGATGATTTTAGATTTGTTGGTTTTTTGCCACAGAAAGAATCTGATAAACATGAACTCCTACAAGATATTAAGAATTATAGGGGTATTACAGTTCTTTATGAAGCACCACATAGACTATTACAAACTTTAAATGATTTAGTTGCAGCAGGATTTGGACAAAGAGAACTTGTAGTTGGTCGTGAACTTACAAAAAGATATGAAGAAGTAATTAGAGACACTGTAGAAAATATTATTGAATATTATTCGGAAAATAAGATTAGAGGAGAATTTGTTTTGCTACTTGGAAAAACAAGTGCTGCAGAAGAAGCAGCTCAGAGTATAAATGAAGAGCAGGATTTGAAAGAGCAAATTGAAGAAGCACTTAAGGCAGATAAGACAAGCAAAACCATTCTCTTAGAGTTGCAGGACAAAAGCAATTTACCCAAGAATGAACTGAAAAAAATGATAGCTTCAATTAAGACTGAATTAGAAAATTAG
- the rpsI gene encoding 30S ribosomal protein S9, which produces MKSTTMKAPHGQVYYYGTGRRKEAVAKVRLLPGTGKYEINGKELKEYFPLKSYELIVEQPFKLTSTAGKFDVFVSVTGGGISGQAGAVRHGIANALLAVDSDSYRKPLKEAGLLTRDSRVKERKKYGLKKARKASQFSKR; this is translated from the coding sequence ATGAAATCAACAACAATGAAAGCTCCTCATGGTCAAGTATATTACTACGGTACAGGTCGTCGTAAAGAAGCAGTTGCTAAAGTACGTTTGCTACCTGGTACAGGAAAATATGAAATCAATGGCAAAGAATTAAAAGAATACTTCCCATTGAAGTCATACGAATTAATCGTAGAGCAACCATTCAAATTAACATCTACAGCAGGTAAATTTGATGTATTTGTAAGTGTAACTGGTGGTGGTATCTCAGGACAAGCTGGTGCAGTTCGTCACGGTATCGCAAATGCTTTATTAGCAGTAGATTCAGATTCTTACCGTAAACCATTGAAGGAAGCCGGTCTATTGACCCGTGATTCACGTGTTAAAGAGCGTAAGAAATATGGTCTTAAGAAAGCTCGTAAAGCAAGCCAATTCTCAAAACGTTAA
- a CDS encoding YfhO family protein, whose amino-acid sequence MEIVKKQRKVERNKKIFILTLAFFIPAIIMTVTYMLMQFYPAGDRTPLTIDLYHQYVSFLAELRRKLLSGENIFYSWSVGMGTNFYALTAYYAASPLNLLLVLFPLEHITEAVTFLTVTKIGLSGLTFAYMLYEGPAKRLGSATIRSRREVRLSKADDKSTDIFIIILATAYALNGFNLTYSWDIMWLDVIVLLPIIILGVNKAIRESKFTTYIISLAMALIINYYLAFFVCLFVACYFFVAYFTAKSEAQQLKSDLAYAKHGVINEDSLINPYEEEYSVDNEAEYRKSELEYKLLNVKFWPVFSKFALFTVIALAISAVMLLPTALSLVDTSAAGDAWPSDMRINFDAFDFMSRGLMNMSPDIRSGLPNIYVGILAFIFLPLYVFANKIGNGEKISHLALLGFLYISFNNNFLDFFWHGMHYPNQLPYRYAFLFSFVLLLIMFRTLTVIREYSAKTLMMISAGAILFVVLAEKLNDNVSRENAFINILYFIVYLAMFAGFRKARNFRTASLLLGIIIISELIVNSFMTIYTIGENEVYTRRSSFVDDMHDVGQLIDVAKEQENGDFFRMEVKPQKTTNDGALYGYPGITLFSSTSREATAKLMKKLAFHGNNINSYKYVDSTNVGNSLLGMKYLLLKNGASRDTSLEKVEEYNDMTLLKNPHALEVGAAAGPELKFWNPTDSSPFSNWNSLLKALGEEGLFEHVDPEVVNGYNFGPASGSGDSGVTITPEDFNASGLMNFKIDVKEDQFLYLAIETSKDMRVKVRVNETTNDEEVKKGRSGTVRQAEARNIHWIETFDVGYVAAGDEVNFSIEQDKDKASAVTVYAATVDKAKYERVISSIKEQEVDVQEWNANSLVAKYNAKTDGNLFLNIPYDSSWKAYIDGEEVKIESIAETALLSVPTEAGEHELKLVFVPRGFELGLTMSIGGLILLLVLCLIRKLYIVKKDKERVSNYIELKNNLYAEYREAYSFIESLKLENENSDDLLVESERVRKDGETAVVAQEIREAEELLASANALEKARAYESKNYKLRIADSNEIYYELEQKALREREIDSLMKGINKYLKDKSGEFDAIEVDEAKVADNVIVRQAPELSENLQTELESAEQEVEAESAERDEIAESAEYEKVEEAETEKNEVEAENALDNLADTDADIQWKKSDDNQD is encoded by the coding sequence ATGGAAATTGTGAAAAAGCAAAGAAAAGTAGAACGTAATAAGAAGATATTTATACTAACTTTGGCGTTCTTTATTCCAGCAATAATAATGACAGTAACGTATATGTTGATGCAATTCTATCCTGCAGGTGATAGAACTCCTTTGACAATCGACTTATATCATCAGTATGTATCCTTCTTGGCGGAACTACGTCGCAAGTTATTATCTGGTGAAAATATATTCTATTCTTGGTCAGTTGGAATGGGAACAAACTTTTATGCTTTGACAGCATATTACGCTGCCTCACCTCTTAATTTATTATTAGTATTATTCCCTCTTGAACATATCACTGAAGCAGTGACCTTCCTTACTGTTACCAAGATTGGTTTATCAGGCTTAACATTTGCGTATATGCTCTATGAAGGGCCAGCGAAGCGTTTAGGTTCAGCCACTATAAGGTCTAGAAGAGAAGTCAGATTAAGTAAAGCAGATGATAAAAGTACAGATATTTTTATAATAATATTGGCTACTGCTTATGCACTTAATGGTTTCAACTTGACATATTCATGGGATATTATGTGGTTAGACGTTATAGTCTTACTTCCAATAATTATACTTGGCGTAAATAAGGCTATTAGAGAAAGTAAATTTACAACTTATATAATTAGCCTGGCAATGGCACTGATAATTAACTACTACTTGGCTTTCTTTGTATGTTTGTTCGTGGCGTGTTATTTCTTCGTAGCATATTTCACTGCGAAATCAGAAGCTCAACAGTTAAAATCCGATTTAGCTTATGCAAAGCATGGTGTCATTAATGAAGACAGTTTAATCAACCCATATGAGGAAGAATATAGCGTAGATAATGAAGCTGAATATCGAAAGAGTGAATTAGAATACAAACTCTTGAATGTTAAATTCTGGCCTGTATTTAGCAAGTTTGCTTTGTTTACAGTAATTGCATTGGCCATTAGTGCAGTGATGTTATTACCAACAGCCTTATCATTAGTTGATACATCTGCAGCAGGCGATGCTTGGCCAAGTGATATGCGCATTAATTTCGATGCTTTTGACTTCATGTCTAGAGGCTTGATGAATATGAGCCCTGACATTCGTAGTGGACTACCTAATATTTATGTTGGCATTTTAGCTTTCATCTTCTTGCCACTCTATGTATTCGCTAACAAGATTGGTAATGGAGAGAAGATTAGTCATCTAGCTTTATTAGGATTCTTATATATAAGCTTTAATAATAATTTCTTAGACTTTTTCTGGCACGGTATGCACTATCCAAACCAACTTCCTTATAGATATGCATTCTTATTTTCATTTGTACTCCTATTGATAATGTTTAGAACCTTAACCGTTATCAGAGAGTACTCCGCCAAGACTTTAATGATGATATCTGCCGGTGCCATCTTATTTGTGGTATTAGCAGAAAAACTTAACGATAATGTCAGCAGAGAAAATGCTTTTATTAATATCTTGTACTTTATAGTTTATTTAGCAATGTTTGCAGGATTTAGAAAAGCTAGAAATTTCCGTACTGCAAGCTTGCTTCTAGGAATCATTATTATTAGTGAGTTAATAGTAAATAGCTTCATGACTATATACACAATAGGAGAAAATGAAGTTTACACTAGAAGATCTAGTTTTGTAGATGATATGCACGATGTTGGACAGTTAATAGATGTTGCCAAAGAGCAAGAGAATGGTGACTTTTTCCGTATGGAAGTTAAGCCACAAAAGACTACCAACGATGGTGCTCTCTATGGTTATCCAGGAATTACTCTATTTAGTTCAACTAGTAGAGAAGCTACAGCTAAGCTAATGAAGAAATTAGCTTTCCACGGTAATAATATTAATAGTTATAAATATGTTGATTCTACCAACGTTGGTAACTCGCTCTTGGGTATGAAATATCTGCTCTTGAAAAATGGTGCAAGTAGAGATACTTCTCTGGAAAAAGTAGAAGAATATAACGATATGACTCTTCTAAAAAATCCTCATGCACTTGAGGTAGGTGCTGCAGCAGGACCAGAACTTAAATTCTGGAACCCAACAGATAGCTCACCATTTTCAAACTGGAACAGCTTGTTAAAAGCCTTGGGCGAAGAAGGTTTATTTGAACATGTAGATCCAGAAGTCGTAAATGGTTATAACTTCGGTCCAGCTAGTGGTTCTGGTGACTCAGGTGTAACGATAACACCTGAAGATTTCAATGCTTCTGGTCTAATGAACTTCAAGATAGATGTGAAAGAAGATCAATTCTTGTATCTTGCAATTGAAACAAGCAAAGACATGCGAGTTAAAGTACGAGTCAATGAAACAACTAATGATGAAGAAGTTAAGAAAGGTAGGTCAGGAACTGTACGTCAAGCTGAAGCTCGAAATATCCATTGGATTGAGACTTTTGACGTTGGATATGTTGCTGCTGGAGATGAAGTAAACTTTAGCATTGAACAAGATAAGGACAAAGCAAGTGCAGTTACTGTATATGCCGCAACTGTTGATAAAGCTAAGTATGAACGTGTCATTAGTAGTATTAAAGAACAAGAAGTTGATGTGCAAGAGTGGAATGCTAATTCATTGGTAGCAAAATATAATGCAAAAACTGATGGTAACCTATTCTTGAATATCCCTTACGATAGCTCTTGGAAAGCTTATATTGATGGTGAAGAAGTCAAGATAGAATCAATCGCAGAGACAGCGTTGTTGAGTGTTCCTACTGAGGCCGGAGAGCACGAGCTGAAATTAGTTTTTGTGCCTAGAGGGTTTGAACTAGGATTAACAATGTCTATAGGCGGATTGATCTTATTATTAGTCTTATGCTTAATTAGAAAACTTTACATTGTCAAAAAAGATAAAGAAAGAGTTTCTAATTATATTGAGTTGAAGAATAACTTATATGCTGAATATAGAGAAGCTTACAGTTTTATTGAATCTTTGAAATTGGAAAATGAAAATTCAGATGATTTACTTGTCGAATCTGAGAGAGTTAGAAAAGATGGTGAGACTGCAGTTGTAGCTCAAGAAATTAGAGAAGCAGAAGAATTACTAGCGTCTGCGAACGCTTTAGAAAAAGCCAGAGCTTATGAGAGTAAGAATTATAAGCTACGTATAGCGGATAGTAATGAAATTTATTATGAGCTTGAGCAAAAAGCTTTGCGTGAACGTGAGATTGATTCATTGATGAAAGGTATAAATAAATACCTGAAAGATAAGTCAGGCGAATTTGATGCTATAGAAGTTGACGAAGCAAAAGTTGCAGACAATGTTATTGTGAGACAAGCACCTGAACTCTCTGAAAATTTACAAACTGAGCTTGAATCAGCAGAGCAAGAAGTAGAAGCAGAATCAGCAGAGCGTGATGAAATAGCAGAATCAGCAGAATATGAAAAAGTAGAAGAAGCCGAAACAGAAAAGAATGAAGTAGAGGCAGAAAATGCTCTCGATAATCTTGCTGACACTGATGCTGATATTCAGTGGAAGAAATCTGATGATAATCAAGACTAA
- a CDS encoding FAD/NAD(P)-binding protein, giving the protein MNIAIIGGGLIGSRVLRSLINHEKFNENFNIDVYEKRPELSKGMPHIRDTDTKVINTRVSGMSTDFSNEYGFQDYVDEHSDTAYSVEGLVKREAFGDYLEQSFSQDFSHPQVEVIRADVEDVEVIINEDKSDPRYKLYSREVLRDEGADLSESLKADKQSVSESLNEKIYDAIFLCIGHPVYRDDYKLSGQEKFIRDIYPMEVKLADIKQEDRVAIIGTGASSLDAYRYFQFEKPLVKKLYFCTLDEGFQIPALEVKSDKNLQSTVDWEWIEERLSSGDGLIDLDELVKTVQADLDRLGLDQMAKFKELTPFTMDKLEKVIQSDDQELAELIEYFYSFYDLDADIFAALSGSDRDRYLANYEKPYWRFRGTGPVETLSRVVDSYAAGDIEVIYNTKDIKTNEDGSFSICSEDKDVVTVDYVLNTAGFDLTIKENAKYNKLLKNLYDRNIIKSDVQGNYIDLDWPNHRILSKRYGCLNNAFILGVWAGGTQYKNIDGRRLMRMADRVATGFMDDLS; this is encoded by the coding sequence ATGAATATTGCAATTATTGGTGGTGGACTAATTGGTTCTAGAGTTCTTAGGAGCTTAATTAATCACGAGAAATTCAATGAAAACTTCAATATAGATGTTTATGAGAAGCGTCCTGAGTTGTCCAAAGGTATGCCGCATATTAGAGATACAGACACAAAAGTTATTAATACTAGGGTAAGTGGTATGAGCACGGACTTTAGCAATGAATATGGTTTCCAAGATTATGTAGACGAGCATAGTGATACTGCTTACAGTGTTGAAGGTTTGGTGAAGCGTGAAGCTTTTGGAGATTATCTTGAGCAAAGTTTTTCTCAAGATTTTTCTCATCCACAAGTAGAAGTTATCAGGGCTGATGTGGAAGATGTTGAGGTTATAATAAACGAGGATAAATCGGATCCACGCTACAAACTATATTCTAGGGAAGTTCTCCGAGATGAGGGAGCAGACTTGTCAGAATCACTAAAGGCTGATAAACAATCAGTAAGTGAATCACTAAACGAAAAAATCTATGATGCAATTTTCTTATGTATAGGTCACCCAGTGTATAGAGATGATTACAAGCTAAGTGGTCAAGAAAAATTTATCAGAGACATATACCCAATGGAAGTTAAATTGGCGGATATCAAGCAAGAAGATAGAGTTGCAATTATTGGTACAGGAGCCTCATCTCTAGATGCTTATAGATATTTCCAATTTGAGAAACCTCTAGTTAAGAAACTTTATTTCTGTACTTTGGACGAGGGTTTTCAGATACCTGCCTTAGAGGTTAAATCGGATAAGAATTTGCAATCAACTGTAGATTGGGAATGGATTGAGGAGAGACTAAGTTCTGGTGATGGGTTGATTGACCTAGATGAACTTGTGAAAACTGTACAAGCTGATTTAGATAGACTAGGTTTAGACCAGATGGCTAAGTTTAAAGAACTGACACCTTTCACAATGGATAAGCTTGAGAAAGTAATACAAAGCGATGATCAAGAACTCGCTGAGTTGATAGAATATTTCTATAGCTTCTATGACTTGGATGCAGATATTTTTGCAGCGCTTAGTGGCAGTGACAGAGATAGATATTTAGCAAATTACGAGAAGCCTTATTGGAGATTTAGAGGGACTGGTCCTGTTGAGACTCTGAGTAGAGTTGTGGATTCTTATGCAGCTGGAGATATTGAAGTTATTTACAATACAAAAGATATAAAAACAAATGAAGATGGAAGCTTCAGCATTTGTTCTGAAGATAAAGATGTAGTGACAGTCGATTATGTACTGAACACAGCTGGTTTTGATTTAACTATTAAAGAAAATGCAAAATACAATAAATTACTCAAGAATCTCTATGACAGAAATATTATTAAGTCAGATGTTCAAGGGAATTATATAGACTTGGACTGGCCGAACCATAGAATACTTAGTAAGAGATATGGCTGTTTAAACAATGCCTTTATTCTTGGTGTTTGGGCAGGTGGAACTCAGTACAAGAATATTGATGGCAGACGTTTAATGAGAATGGCAGATAGGGTGGCAACAGGTTTTATGGATGACTTGAGTTAG
- the rplM gene encoding 50S ribosomal protein L13 yields MMSTEFVKAADVERKWYLVDAEGKTLGRLSTEIATILMGKNKPTYTPSMDTGDFVVVINAEKVELTGNKWRDKFYRYHTGHPGGLKEIRYSELVQRKPEKLIELAVKGMLPKSKLGRAQIKKLKVYAGAEHPHEAQQPETLEI; encoded by the coding sequence ATGATGAGTACAGAATTTGTAAAAGCAGCTGATGTTGAACGCAAATGGTATCTTGTAGATGCAGAAGGCAAGACTCTAGGTCGTTTGTCTACTGAAATTGCTACAATTTTAATGGGAAAAAATAAACCAACTTACACACCATCAATGGACACAGGTGATTTTGTAGTAGTAATTAATGCAGAAAAAGTTGAATTAACAGGTAATAAGTGGAGAGATAAATTCTACCGTTACCACACAGGACACCCAGGTGGTTTGAAAGAAATTCGTTACAGCGAATTAGTACAACGTAAACCTGAGAAATTAATTGAATTAGCAGTTAAGGGCATGCTACCTAAGAGTAAATTAGGTCGTGCACAAATCAAGAAATTAAAAGTATACGCAGGTGCAGAGCATCCACACGAAGCTCAACAACCTGAAACTTTAGAAATATAG